Genomic DNA from Methanofastidiosum sp.:
CCCTGTTGACTGCAGAATTGGTATCAAGAATAATGGTATATATCTAAGGTTTGAGGATATAGAAGGTAACCCTAAAAGATTTTCTCATTTTCCATCAACGCCACGATTTTATAATATTTCATTATTCAAAAATAGAGGGATAATAGGAAAAAGAGTAAAAGTTGGAGAGGTCATAAGACCTCTTTGTTAATACAATAACACTTAGGACAACCTTTAAATCTTATATATTTTTAATACTGATACCCAATAATCAAAAGGTAATGCTTATGCCAGAGGATACAATCTTACATGGAGATGTTTATGCATGTCTAACTTCTCTTGAGGATAATTCAATTGCAGTTGCTATAACTTCACCACCCTATTGGGCCCAAAGAGATTATGAATTTGAGGGCCAAATTGGTTCAGAAAAGACTTCAGAGGAATATATTGGGAAGCTAGTTTCAGTTTTTAGCAAACTAAGAGAGAAACTAAGAGATGACGGTATATTTTTCTTAAATGTTGGCGACAAATATTTTAACAAGTATGGAAAGTCGAACTTACTTTTAATACCTTATAGACTTGCTTATCACATGCAAAAAGATGGTTGGATAGTTGAAGATATTATTATGTGGTATAAACCAAATCATATGCCCTCATCTGTGAAGGACAGATTTGCAAATACTTATGAGCCTGTAATAGTTCTATCCAAGAATAAACATAATATCTATAAAAAAGAAAATAATGTTCTTAGTATTCCATTACAGCCTTCCAAATGGAAACACACCGCAGTATTCCCAGAGAAACTAGTTGATGAATTATTAAAAAAAATTAATCTAAAAAAGGAGGATATTGTACTAGATCCTTTCGGAGGTACTGGAACTACTGCTTATGCTGTTAAAAAGTTGAGAAACAACAATCTTAATCCTTTAGAAATATATTCTATAATGATCGAAATGAGTGAAGAATTTGTCAAGATTATCCAAGAGCGGGTTGATATACAAAAAATTGTTCCAGTAAACCATATAGAATATAAATGGAAATCCCTCACAAATGACTATCCTTCTTATACTGAAATTAATGAGATAATCAACAATATTTATGGAGAAGTATTCATTGCAAATACTTCAAAAGAATTAATTGCTGCATTTAATGGCATTACAGGTGACAATTTCAAGAAATACCACCGAAAGGACGCCCTATACTTTTTTGGTGTTAAGAATTGGGATCTAGAAGCCCTGTATTATGCCAACAGGATATATGGGTATAACTATGTTTTAAGAAATATGATTATTATTTCCAATAACTTCAAATGGTATCCTATTTTTGTATTTGCTAATGATAGCACCATAGTTCCGTATAAATTTTATATTGATAGGATAAGAGTTGATCCTTTAATGAAAAATGAATTTGACTGGGATAAAATTAAATTTATTGGAATGAAGGTCAAAAGTAGTTTTTCTAAAGAAACTAAAGAGGGAACTATTGTTGAAATACTAAAAAATTATGAAGACGGGTTCCCTAAAATAGTATGTGTTCAATGGAATGGAAAAGCTTCTATAGAATTTGTGATACACCCAGGGGAAGACGAATTTTTAATGGAAGGTTTGAAATTCTTATGTCCTTTTTGCCATACTACTCTAAAAGAAATATTTAATCCTATTTCAAAGACAAAATGCCCAAATTGTAAAAAGGAACTATTGAATGGCAAGGACTCTATACCAACGATTATAGAGCCAGAACAAATTGAGATAGAATTAGAAAATCTAAAATCTATATATAGCCCCATTGGAAAAATTATTGAAATAAATTCATTTGAGAATAAGAAAAAAACGTCAAGTAAATTTGCAGATGTAAAAAGGGTTAACTGGGGCGCTTCTCCAGGTGCTAGAAAAATCATGGAAGGCGACTATTTTGCTAAAATGAGATTATATAGGATGGATCAACCAACAATTGCGAAAATACTATCGATAATACGAGAGAGTAAAGACTTTAAAATTAAGGATTTATTGGAAGTTTTTCCTGATAATTATCTCCACACAGTAGGCCATTGGTTTAGAACTGATTTTGGAGGTTCAGTTCCGAAAAATGAAGATGCAGAGAAACTAGAAGAGGTAATAGGTAATGGAGAAAAAATATGGGAAATTTTAAAACGTACAGCATTGAAATTTCAAACTGTTAAATCATCAATAAAAGGAAAAAATCCAGGCGATTTTATTTTTGATTTATCAGATGAAGAACTAATTAATTATTTGAGACTATTGTTTATGACACCAAATGATTATATAAACTCTCTAACAAATAAAGATAATATAAATATTAAAAATCATCAATCTGACTTAGATTCTTTCATGAAAAATGAATAGTAATCTTTTTTAAGAGTAACAATTTTTTTTATTTATGTCGCAACGTTTTTGCTACGAGTACATAAAAAACAACGCTTCAAATGAAAAACCTCTAACTGCAAAGAATATATCAAAAAATTGTCCAGGACTTGGAGAAAGAGCCATTGTAAAATCCTTGAAATTATTAAGAGAAAATAAGGAAGTAAAATATATCTATAAAAATGGAACTTATTTTTATACTGGCATATATTAGTTAATTTTGATAATAATTTTTATAAAGGTAAAATAATAATTAGCTATTGTCCAGGGCGCCATTACTTTCTTTTGGCAGAACAGCCCTGGACTATTCAACAATTAAATTTATAAATCGAAATTAAGCGGGTAGATTGCCTAGGTGGTCAAATAGTCTGTAATTCAGCCTAGGCGAAATACTATTTCTAATTATCTAACAAGCTAAATTTAAGGTAGATTCTTCTCTTATTATAATTAATATATCATATTTATGCTATTTTTAGTTAGTTTTAAATAGTATTTATTTTTAATAGCTCTGATTAAGATTTGGTAATTTGGGGGGTTTATTATAAAAGAACCCGAAGATCTTGCTTTGGCTGCAGTTGGGAGATTGATTAGGGGAGAGGGGATAGAGAGAGTTTCTGAAGATGCATGCATAGCTTTGGCCTTGGCACTTGAAGAATATGCAAGGCAGATAACAAGAAAGGCAAAAGACTATTCGACTCATGCTAAAAGAAAAACAATAAAACTTGATGATATTGAGCTTGCACTGAAAGATTTTAAGATTAAATAGACTATATATAAAAATAGTAATAAATTACCAGATAACCCTGTCTCTCTTTCTCTTGCACTTCTTACAAACTAAAAAAGTTCCCTCGGTCTTCTGATCATAGCAATAGCTAGCAGTCCTCTCAATCGGCCTTGCCAAAACTACCCCGCATCTAACACAATAATATTCTCTCATGCTTTCATAATCCATGCCACTTCATAATATTTTGGCCTAATATCAATTGTAAATCCTGCAACTCTTGTGGTGGTGTCCCCTGCAAAAGTCCAAGACCCTGCTACAGTCTTTGTATGGCTACCGCCAGTTGTCCCAGGATTTGTTGAAGAAGTCGTTATGCCCTGAAGGAAGCGGTCAATTAGATTAGGCGTCCCGTTGTTTCCATCGCAAAGAAGCCATCCTGATGGGATGCTTGTTAATACCCCACTCCAAGCCACAATAACTCCAGGCGGTACAAACGAGGGTAATCCCGAAATAACGTTTGTAATTGAAGAGATTGAACTAGCCCCCGCAACAACTGTCGCAAGTAGCATCGCATCATCCGGCAAAGTTACGGAAGTTGAGATTGTGAGCCAGTTAGCGCCGTTGTCAGAATGCAGATAAACATAGTTTGTGCTATTTGCTGTTGCTGTCAAAGATTCTGCAGCATCTGAAACAACTTGAAACATGCCCCCGGCCGCATCCTTTACATATGCAGTTCCAGCAGAAACGCTAAGATTAAGGCCACTGTCAACTGAAACTGTAAATCCTGTCTTTTTGCCTTCAGGAAAGAAATCCCCGAAATACTGCCTGAAATCAGCCGAGGTGATTTTTGCCCCTGCCGATACCTTTTTTGTAAATGTCATGAATATACCTTTAAAATTCTATAACGTAATAAACAGTCATTGTTTTTGTGTTGCTGAAAGTTTTTGTTGGAGAGATCAATGAGTGAGTAAGAAGGTCTGTCTGATTGGCAGCATAAAGTCCAAGCTCCGCCCATGTGCCATAATAATCAGCTTCCGTGTAATCAAAATAATAAGTTGCCTCAGATTTATTTG
This window encodes:
- a CDS encoding site-specific DNA-methyltransferase, which codes for MPEDTILHGDVYACLTSLEDNSIAVAITSPPYWAQRDYEFEGQIGSEKTSEEYIGKLVSVFSKLREKLRDDGIFFLNVGDKYFNKYGKSNLLLIPYRLAYHMQKDGWIVEDIIMWYKPNHMPSSVKDRFANTYEPVIVLSKNKHNIYKKENNVLSIPLQPSKWKHTAVFPEKLVDELLKKINLKKEDIVLDPFGGTGTTAYAVKKLRNNNLNPLEIYSIMIEMSEEFVKIIQERVDIQKIVPVNHIEYKWKSLTNDYPSYTEINEIINNIYGEVFIANTSKELIAAFNGITGDNFKKYHRKDALYFFGVKNWDLEALYYANRIYGYNYVLRNMIIISNNFKWYPIFVFANDSTIVPYKFYIDRIRVDPLMKNEFDWDKIKFIGMKVKSSFSKETKEGTIVEILKNYEDGFPKIVCVQWNGKASIEFVIHPGEDEFLMEGLKFLCPFCHTTLKEIFNPISKTKCPNCKKELLNGKDSIPTIIEPEQIEIELENLKSIYSPIGKIIEINSFENKKKTSSKFADVKRVNWGASPGARKIMEGDYFAKMRLYRMDQPTIAKILSIIRESKDFKIKDLLEVFPDNYLHTVGHWFRTDFGGSVPKNEDAEKLEEVIGNGEKIWEILKRTALKFQTVKSSIKGKNPGDFIFDLSDEELINYLRLLFMTPNDYINSLTNKDNINIKNHQSDLDSFMKNE
- a CDS encoding NFYB/HAP3 family transcription factor subunit codes for the protein MKEPEDLALAAVGRLIRGEGIERVSEDACIALALALEEYARQITRKAKDYSTHAKRKTIKLDDIELALKDFKIK